Proteins from one Ochotona princeps isolate mOchPri1 chromosome Y, mOchPri1.hap1, whole genome shotgun sequence genomic window:
- the LOC131478791 gene encoding histone-lysine N-methyltransferase PRDM7-like, producing the protein EISTKESSGTTNLLNTTGSTKGRKAVFHPKESNGSGQHSTQKLELRRKDENEEFQMYNLKGRKGQTYKEFSGTEDDDYLYCEKCQICFLKSCAAHGPPVFLKDNPVDKGHPTHALSVPTGLRIGQSSIPEAGLGVFNETSDLLLGLHFGPFEGKITEVEEEGDSGYSWQIAKGRNSYEYVDGKDTSLANWMRYVNCACNDEEQNLVAFQYHMQIFYRTCQVIKPGCELLIWYGDEYGQKLGIKGNKLLEKYFKEVSKTCDVGITENSRCQYALLGTVGDTKPEPVQQNPDRVCQLEPTQKSLPAWWREALLSLSGAALLSGNPREKSLVLGPAEVSNQARVCGVQVPGSRGSSSTRLKPWRQDFSEVPAMIGS; encoded by the exons gaaatcagtacgaaggaatcatcaggaacaACAAATTTACTAAACACAACTGGCTCAACGAAGGGCCGGAAAGCAGTGTTCCATCCTAAGGAATCAAACGGCTCAGGACAGCACTCTACacaaaaacttg aactcagaagaaaggatgagaatgaagaatttcagatgtacaacttgaaaggaagaaagggtcagacatacaaagagttcaGTGGGACTGAAGATGATGACTACCTGT ATTGTGAGAAGTGTCAGATATGcttcctgaagagctgtgctgctcatggacCTCCCGTGTTTCTAAAGGACAATCCAGTGGATAAGGGACATCCTACTCATGCTCTCAGTGTGCCCACTGGACTTCGAATTGGCCAATCGAGCATTCCGGAAGCTGGGCTTGGAGTATTTAATGAAACATCTGATCTGCTTTTGGGGCTgcactttggtccttttgagggcaagatcacagaagtggaagaggaaggcgacagtgggtacagctggcag atagccaagggcaggaacagctatgagtacgtggatggaaaggatacttctttggccaactggatgag GTATGTGAACTGCGCCTGCAATGATgaggagcagaatttggtggCCTTCCAGTACCACATGCAGATATTTTACCGCACCTGCCAGGTCATCaaaccaggctgtgagctgctaaTATGGTATGGGGATGAGTATGGCCAGAAGCTGGGCATCAAGGGAA ACAAACTCTTGGAGAAATACTTCAAAGAAGTCTCCAAAACctgtgatgtgggcatcacag AAAACAGCCGCTGCCAGTATGCCCTGCTGGGCACAGTTGGAGACACCAAACCAGAACCGGTTCAGCAGAATCCGGACAGAGTCTGTCAGCTGGAGCCcactcagaaaagcctgcctgcctggtggcGGGAAGCCTTGTTGTCTCTCAGCGGAGCAGCACTTTTGAGTGGGAATCCCAGGGAGAAGAGCTTGGTGCTGGGGCCTGCGGAAGTTTCCAACCAAGCCCGCGTTTGTGGAGTTCAAGTtccgggcagcagagggtccagcTCTACTAGACTCAAGCCCTGGAGGCAAGACTTCTCAGAGGTTCCTGCCATGATTGGCTCGTAA